From a single Ascaphus truei isolate aAscTru1 chromosome 2, aAscTru1.hap1, whole genome shotgun sequence genomic region:
- the ZFAND1 gene encoding AN1-type zinc finger protein 1 isoform X2 has product MMQRKEASAHDFLPFLCDGCSRVFCLQHRSKDSHGCPEVAANKDCAKSEESTLYPCTYKDCSGKELVLVLCPHCEKHFCLGHRHQSDHQCEKLDIPKPRMAATQQLVKGIVDSKKAAPPSKIRRGAKNSETAAKVALMKLKLHALGDKSLPQTERVYFQVFLPRGVQEKSKPMFFSKKWSVGKVVDYAASLASLKNDNNKAAAKKLRVCHTESGEVLPLDSTLEMWISSSENPLYNGGNIILEYLDNESHIIEDANSYLI; this is encoded by the exons CCTTCAGCATAGAAGCAAAGATTCACATGGCTGCCCTGAG GTGGCTGCAAATAAGGATTGTGCGAAATCAGAGGAAAGCACACTCTACCCTTGTACCTACAAAGACTGCAGTGGAAAAGAATTGGTGCTAGTCTTATGCCCCCACTGTGAAAAACATTTCTGCCTGGG ACATCGTCACCAGTCGGATCACCAATGTGAGAAACTCGATATTCCGAAACCTCGGATGGCTGCAACACAGCAACTTGTGAAAGGAATTGTAG ATTCCAAAAAGGCCGCTCCACCAAGCAAAATTCGAAGGGGAGCGAAAAATAGTGAGACGGCAGCAAAGGTAGCCCTGATGAAGTTGAAGTTGCACGCTTTGGGAGATAAGTCTttgccacag ACAGAAAGGGTCTACTTTCAAGTCTTCTTACCCAGAGGGGTACAAGAGAAAAGCAAGCCAATGTTCTTCAGCAAGAAGTGGAGCGTCGGCAAAGTTGTGGACTATGCAGCTTCTCTAGCAAGTCTTAAAAACGATAACAACAAAGCTGCTGCTAAG AAACTGAGGGTGTGCCACACGGAGTCAGGAGAGGTCCTACCTCTGGACAGCACTTTGGAAATGTGGATCTCCAGTTCAGAGAATCCTTTATACAATGGTGGAAATATTATTCTAGAATATCTTGACAATGAGTCTCATATCATAGAAGATGCCAATTCATACTTAATTTGA
- the ZFAND1 gene encoding AN1-type zinc finger protein 1 isoform X3 has protein sequence MFLDFLPFLCDGCSRVFCLQHRSKDSHGCPEVAANKDCAKSEESTLYPCTYKDCSGKELVLVLCPHCEKHFCLGHRHQSDHQCEKLDIPKPRMAATQQLVKGIVDSKKAAPPSKIRRGAKNSETAAKVALMKLKLHALGDKSLPQTERVYFQVFLPRGVQEKSKPMFFSKKWSVGKVVDYAASLASLKNDNNKAAAKKLRVCHTESGEVLPLDSTLEMWISSSENPLYNGGNIILEYLDNESHIIEDANSYLI, from the exons CCTTCAGCATAGAAGCAAAGATTCACATGGCTGCCCTGAG GTGGCTGCAAATAAGGATTGTGCGAAATCAGAGGAAAGCACACTCTACCCTTGTACCTACAAAGACTGCAGTGGAAAAGAATTGGTGCTAGTCTTATGCCCCCACTGTGAAAAACATTTCTGCCTGGG ACATCGTCACCAGTCGGATCACCAATGTGAGAAACTCGATATTCCGAAACCTCGGATGGCTGCAACACAGCAACTTGTGAAAGGAATTGTAG ATTCCAAAAAGGCCGCTCCACCAAGCAAAATTCGAAGGGGAGCGAAAAATAGTGAGACGGCAGCAAAGGTAGCCCTGATGAAGTTGAAGTTGCACGCTTTGGGAGATAAGTCTttgccacag ACAGAAAGGGTCTACTTTCAAGTCTTCTTACCCAGAGGGGTACAAGAGAAAAGCAAGCCAATGTTCTTCAGCAAGAAGTGGAGCGTCGGCAAAGTTGTGGACTATGCAGCTTCTCTAGCAAGTCTTAAAAACGATAACAACAAAGCTGCTGCTAAG AAACTGAGGGTGTGCCACACGGAGTCAGGAGAGGTCCTACCTCTGGACAGCACTTTGGAAATGTGGATCTCCAGTTCAGAGAATCCTTTATACAATGGTGGAAATATTATTCTAGAATATCTTGACAATGAGTCTCATATCATAGAAGATGCCAATTCATACTTAATTTGA